The DNA sequence GTTTGTCATGTTGTAGACTCCGCCATGGTGGTCAAGAAGAAGACGGTCAAAGTGGAAGCTGTGGTGCTGGACGATGCTAAACTAGAAAGACTACGAAGTGAGTAATTCACCAGTCCTTTGATTGTTTTTATGGTAGGATGTGATGAAGTCCAAGTGTTcacttccactgtgtgtgtgtgtgtgtgtgtgtgtgtgtgtgtgtgtgtgtgtgtgtgtgtgtgtgtgtgtctgtgtgtgtgtgtgtgtgtgtgtgtgtgtgtgtgtgtgtgtgtgtgtttcagcctcCCTCGCTGCTGAAGGAGATGCCACAGGCAGGGAGCTTGCTCAGACCTTGTTGGAGTGTCTGGCTTTGACTGACCCGGTCCAGCAGATTCATCTCATCCAGAaggtgtgtgttcacctcatcTGACAGTAATCTACTTTTTTACCATAGTTAGTTAGAGTCAcatcacatttcatttcattgtgtATCTTATCGTATGTGTGTTATAGCATTATAAGTGCATTGTCCTAAAAGCCAAAATGACGTACTTTGGACTATTTTAGGCTACCTAGCAAAATTAAGTTGGACCAAGGCTTGATTTGCATAGATTGTGTTTAAACTGTTCTGTTAGTCCAGTTCTGCAGCAGTCCAGTTCAGATTGATGGACGGATGAAAAAATCCTCCAGTTCATCTGTAACAGGGGCCCAGAATAGAAACCTATGAGTTGTAAACATGCTTGCCAATGAGTTAATATAGTCTATTAGACTTCAAGTGACTTAAGATGTTCAAGCCATATAAGAGCATATCTTGTCCACGTGCTCCAAGATGTTTGATCCTAATTTGTCTCTGAATggcctctcttgctctgtcagACTGGTGCCATGTTGGAGGCTATCGCTCAGCCTGAGGGCAGCCCACCACcagcccctctcctcctggCCAGTGTGGAGGCCCTGTGTGTCATGTTCATCTCTGTACAGGCCAAGAACCCCTTGAAGAGGGCCACTGCCAGGTAGTGCCTAAATCAATATTGGTGTGTGATATCGTGTATGTGATGAATAAGATACAGACTGTGTTGTATGGAATCTGCTTAGTGTGAAGGCACCAGAAAGGCCTCAGTGATCATGAAGGCATTTCCATGAGGCCTCCAGTGATGTGTTTGAACTTGTTTCTTTTCTGAAATATATTGGAGCTGATGTCCACTGTAATGTGGCAAATCTACTTCACAGgacaggaaaagaaaaacagctaCTGATTAAGCAAAGGCTGTATGATGCAGCTCATACTGTACCTCTTGGAAGGGTTTTCTCCAACTGTAATGTTTGTGTAACTGTTCTCCAACTGTAATGACTGTAATGTAGCCTGCCTTCCCTTGTCCTCATAGCATGCACTGGCTCTTGGTCCACTTTTCATATTTAACGAGAGCGTGCTAAGAAGTAAGCACAACGTTTTCGTCTCACTCCTGACTTTCCTGTCCGTCCGCAGTGCCTTGAGATCAGTTCCTgattggctacaggagcagacggcggtctgtctgtctgcgtgtctgtctgaCGGCCTGTCCTCTCAGGGCTCACAGCACTACCCACAGCTCACAGACACCATCGCCGCCTGTTTGGATGGGTTTCCAATaggtgtgtctttgtgtgcttgATTCATAGTTAACCACTTACAGACAATGTTTAtgatacacatacatgtacatacattgTGGGGTTTACAAAATGATTTCATATTGGTTTTCAGTTTCTGTTGAACTTCAGAtgcctaataataatatgttGAACTGTTTGTCTTGTCCTACAGGCGAGAGGTGCATTCGTATTTTACAGACGGATGGTAAGTGATGCAAAGGCCGAGTAAAAGTACCAACACCATAAATGGGTGTGTTATTTGGAACAGAATACAAAACAACTATAAACAATCCTGATGGCTGATTCAGTGCCAatgttgtatgtctgtgtctcctCAGTGTTCCAGTTCTTCCAGAGAGCTTTAAGCGAATACCTCCACGTGAACAGGTACATTTGCACAGTCTGAACACTGAGTCGACCCCTTTctgctcgatggtgttttgagcccccaacgtcgtcttccaggcagcgctgccactgttgacttaaaggaatacgccacccaaaaatgaaattaagctagtctcggtcacccccagagttagaacagtgaaaaaaacccggttaaaatccgtccgggcattctcctgctttgggagcagcgatgttagctttagcttagaacagttgctgtagttgaagggtgtcagtgagcacgtcctccaaaaagtgaccgagacgtctacatttttttctaaatatatcttgggagccgtgtgttcaaaacgagtacaaatcataatgcaaaatcgaacgagactattacctgggcagatctttacttggaactattttcagcctcatcgccgacgaagcaccgctagctaggcgcaaagttctcacgtagcaccacttgtgaagttccagtcgaagctagaactagttgggagtttacaagactgctacgtgagaactttgcgcctagctagcggtgcttcgtcggcgatgaggctgaaaatagttccaagtaaagatctgcccaggtaatagtctcgttcgattttgcattatgatttgtactcgttttgaacacacggctcccaaaatatatttagaaaaaaatgtagacgtctcggtcacttttttggaggacgtgctcactgacacccttcatctacagcaactgttctaagctaaagctaacatcgctgctcccaaagcaggagaatgcccggacggattttaaccgggtttttttcactgttctaactctgggggtgaccgagactagcttaatttcatttttgggtggcgtattcctttaaagacacttaatcctaaccctaaccctaaccttaacccacgcctaaccctagcgccttccaggcagcttGAAGACAatgttgggggctcaaaacaccaagaaaccccCTTTCTGTCATAGCTGTGTGGTCTGATACATATTAGCTCTTAAGAGGAGACTGGTTGGAGCAAGCTTTGACTTTGACCCCCCACGCATTGTCCTTTCTCCAGGAGCCTGTCAGGGCGCCATGTGGCTCAGGCCCAGCTGATGCACTCCTGTCTGGGGGCGGTCAAGGCCTCCATGCTGGTGCTGCAGAGGACCCAGGAGCTGCTGGGTGCCGGTCTGAAGAAAGCGGCGCCCGAGTGCCCACTGCAGAGGGCACTGAGTGGCCTGATGGTCTGCTACACGTGCATTCTCACAGATGGTGAGCCTGGCATAGTGCTGAGGAGACTTTTGTGCTTTTCTCAGAGAAGGTTTAGTCTTGAACTATGGTCTCTTCTACTGGGTTATTTGGTTACTTGGTTATTTGAGCTTTTTGTAGGAAAAACTCGCATAAAAGGGTGATACTGAATGGTTAGACATTTGGTAGCCTTTAATGAGGCGTCTTTGGTTCTTATCTTAATAGGATTTAATTATGAAGATCCTTTCTAACTCTAGTGACATGCTGGTGGTTACCTCCCGATACTTCTTCtagctttgtctttgtcttctcTTTTTGTGACCTTCAcctgatcctctctctctctctctctctttctctctctctgtctttctttctctccctctctctagagGAGTTTATTCAGTCAGTCCAGAGCACTGCTGGGATGGCGATGGTGTTGCTCAtcaggtgtgtgatggagaACGAGGAGGATGTGGCCAAAGAGGTGGGCGTCTTCACTTACGCAACACTGCAGAATGTGTTAGAGATGGGATTGAATTGCTTTAGTTTTGGAATGAAATGATGACGGACCATGCACACAAAGCACAGTATTCAGACTACATTGAGATTAGATAGGATTTTATCCAGCACAGCTACACATAAGTGCATATCACTTCCTCGTACACATTCATGCTGGCACTTAAAGGTTGTATCAGCGATTGCAGGCCCAAAAATAAATGGTCATTTATCTAATCTTTCCTCATGATCCTCTAGCTGGTCACCCCATAAGCAGGCCgtcaaaaaaaaatgcatgtctctgtaggcagcctAGGCTCCGAGACCTGTACACAAAAACAATTGGTGCTATCGACCACTCTAAACCAAAACAAAGTATTCCAACCAATCACCGACAGGGGGTGGGTGTTTTGGAGTTTGTGCTCGTGCACAGCTGCATGCAAAGTCGTTTGTTCATGATACACGAAACAtggaagggaggggtgagctaGCTAGGATTGTTTGGGATCTTGCTTCAAACAACCAACATAAGTGATGTCAGCCGTAATCGCTGACCACCTTTATGTGATTTAAGATAAATAAGTAGCAGCATAGAATATAAGTCCTGAGGACTGTACTTTaccttcttcaaaccattctaACAAACCTCTAACCTTTTTGGTTCCAGGTGGCAGGCCTGCTGCAGTGCACAAAGCAGTGCGATTCTGAGAGCGCCCCCTCCTGGCTGAGGGCGAGCAGCGCAGGTCTGTACGAGGCGGCTCGCCCGGCTGCGCTGGTGCTCTACCTGTGCCACGGGGCGCTGGCCATGCTCAACTGGAGGGGGCGGAGCCTGGGCCCGCGGGCCGAAGCATTGCTGCTGCTCATCCCACACACCATACTGGACCTGGACACCAGGTGAGGGGGGGCATGGAGGGGTCAGAGGCTTTACCAAGGTCACTATGATTAGTTTTGACCATAATACCATTAAGATGTTGGTCTCCCTCAGTAGGTGTAGGTCCCTAGGTTAGTGTGGAGAGTCTTGTGTATTGCTTTCATTGACTAAATGCTTAaatgtgtaacctgcgttgtgtggaaccaccgcggtccagccctgcacacgcccggactcgaacccgcgagacagcagcaccacggatcgggagtcgagcgcgctaacaattcagctaaaagcccaggctactagctttcatgccagcagcgctcttgaagcgtcggggagtgaggtttactaacgttctacagcatagctaaccagctagcacccgttacactcacccccctaaacctcactcccgatccgggtcacggcaccaatgtaacctgcgttgtgtggaaccaccgcggtccagccctgcacacgcccggactcgaacccgcgagacagcagcaccacggatcgggagtcgagcgcgctaacaatccagctaaaagcccaggctactagctttcatgccagcagcgctcttgaagcgtcggggagtgaggtttactaacgttctacagcatagctaaccagctagcacccgttacacgtaggcctatgtaaaacccccagtttcttttttttatttttttttaacagaattGTGTTCTATCAGTATAATACTTTTGTTTTATCATTGGATATTACCACTTCCAGACTCTAATCcagtgtactgtaggtactgaccatttaatgtcatcagattGTGGAGGGAAGTCCTTTTtgcattgaaaaaaaagaatgaaaatgaATTATTTATAAAGTATTGAATAGTGTAATACATGTGTAATACACATTCATTCGTATGTTCATGTTGCCCATGTGTCCCTGTGCCCAGTGTGAAGGAGTCCAGCACTGCCATGGTGGTGGCCCGCATGCTGACCCTGTGGAGCGGTGCTGCTCTGGACAGCCTGCAGGGGGCGACGcgtccacccctcctctcagcAGCTGTGCGCGGGGACGCCCCGCTCCCGTCCCGCCTCCTGGAGCACGTCTACGCCCACTGGGAGCACCCGCTGGACGGGGTCCGCCACCAGACGCGCTCCCTCTTCCGGAACCTTCTGCTGCTCCACCAGGCCTCGGcggcggccgccgccgccaccggcaCGGACGTCGCCGACCCCGCCTCGTCCGCGCCCCTGACCTCCGACCCTTACGTGGCGCGCCTGACGCGCGGCCTCCTGGCGCTGGAGTGGCACATGCGGGGCAAGTACGGCTCGCTGGCGTGCCTGGTGGAGCTCCTGGGCGCCGGCTACCTGCTGACCCTCGAGCCCCGGCTCCCCGCCCGCCTGCTCGGCCTCATGGGAGACCAGACGCTGGCGCCGTACGCCAGCGACCTCCTGGAGAAGCTCTTCGTCAGCCACAAGGCCCAGCTGAGCGGGCAGGAGGAGGCCGGGGAGACAGCGGGCAGCGCGGAGGCCTGGCTGGAGGAGTGGCACAGCACCTGGGTGCGCCCCCTACTGGAGGTGCTGTGTAAGGCCAGGCTGGACCAGACCACCTACATCCTGGACTACTTCCTGCCGAGGCTGCTCCGGTGCAACCCCTCCAGTCTGAGCCACATGGTACAGGCCCTGCAGGAGACCCCGCCCACTGCCACAGGTGAGGGGGAGAGacgcgtacagtatgtgcacaaaaatacacacagtcTTGATTCATGCACACAGAATGACACAGAAGCAGTGATGGACAAGCTACAGTAGTTAGAAAATGGGGCTTAAATGaagcttaaaggagaaatccggccaTATTATAGATCTcgtttcttgaggtcaccgaGTTAGCTGTTAGCTGGGGTGCATGAACATGGGccctcatgaacatgcccctagagtgtagcactgtagctgcctggctgctacAGAGCCCAGTGAGAGGTCACTTACCTTTGTTGTTCAGTTTTCTTCTAAGGTGATAATAATCCAAATAAGGTTAACAAAAGTGAAGGGATTCTGGTTTGCCTTTAGCTTCCATGACAAACAGTCAAATACAAGTTTGTAGGCCTAACCAAACCAATTAACCCAGGATGCCAGTGCAGGTGTGCCTTTACCAATTAGCCACAGGTAGTGACATCACTGAAGCCTGTCAGTCAGTACTCTCCCTACCCGGTGACCTAACCTATCCTAACATTGGCCATCACCACTACTGTGCAGCCAGACACAGAATAACTGTACCACTGTTTCATATGCACCCTATGCATATCTGCATACTGTAAACATAATGAATGTGTAGGCCTTCACAATCCTCAATTGTGTTGCATGCGCATAACACATTActgtttttgtgtctttgtgtgtgtgtgtgtgtgtgtgtgtgtgtgtgtgtgtgtgtgtgtctgtagggccGCCAGGCAGCCGTGGCGCGGTGGGGGCTCTGATGACGTGTCTGCGGGCAGCGCGTGCCCAGGGGGTGATGAGGCCGTCCGAGGAGGGTCTGTGGGGGGGCCTggtgcccctgcccctgctccgACACGCCCTCCTGCACAAACACgaccaggtgagacacacacatacacacacacactgcacctccacTGAGGACCACTACCATCCACACGACGATCGCTAGCAAAGAAATGTTTAGTCACCGAATAATGGCGTTCTACCGACATTGTTTAGCCCTGTATGCAGCTTTGTATTCGCACTTTACTTGCTTAGGTTCAGACTTGTGTGCACATTGCCATTGTGTTCATGGTCATGAGTGTGATCGCAGATATCACtagtggtgtgtttatgtgttcatAAATATGGCCATAATGTCTGttgagttgtgtttgtgtgagcataAGTTGTTTCGGATGCCATTTGTATGAATTTGTGaactttcgtgtgtgtgtgtgtgtgtgtgtgtgtgtgtgtgtgtgtgtgtgtgtgtgtgtgtgtgtgtgtgtgtgtgtgtgtgtgtgtgtgtgtgtgtgtgtgtgtgtgtgtggtcaggtgcGTATGGACACATTGGGCCTGGTGTGTGAGAGTCACCGCAGTACAGAGACCATCTGCCCACAGGAAATGGACCTCATCCGCCACTTCCTGCCCAGCAacctcaacagccaatcacctGGAGTCCGCCAGCTGACAGTCAGCCTCATCAAGAAGGTCAGGGtcatgtgtacacaaacacacacacacacacacagtattaacCTAAACACATCATATTGTAAAATAGGATATTATTGAaaggtgtgtgtctttgtgtctttgtgtctgtgtgtctgtgtgtctgtgtgtctgtctgtgtctgtgtctgtgtctgtgtctgtgtctgtgtctgtgtctgtgtctgtgtctgtgtctgtgtctgtgtctgtgtctgtgtagctGTTATGTAGGTTAAAAGACAGCGCCCAGTTTCTGCAGAAGAGGGTGGCTCAGGAAAAAGAGCCCAAGCAGAAGGAAACCGACCAACACACGCTCCACTCATACAAGGTACAGTCTCATATCTGGTGTAGTCTGACCGTTTTGAGGGAGCCTTCAGTGAGTAAAAACATCTCTTTTGTAGGTCTTCTTGGCAAATAGGTATGTTATGGATACAGCAGTGGCTCATGTGTGTTGCATAATGCGTAATGGgatgagagctgtgtgtgtgtttttttttttaactgaacgTGAAATGGGTTTTGAATCTGtctgaaaaatgtgtgtgtttgcgtgcaggAGTTCCTTTGCTGGTTCTGCGAGACTCTCTTTGGCTCTCTGGTCCCGGGGGCGTCTTTCTCTACCTGTCTCACGGCGCTTCACCTGCTGGGCCTGGTGGCCGAACTCCTCTccttttccacaggtcacacacacacttactcacagcCACACTTCTCTACTatgcaaaaaaaatgtgattGATGGACACAGGCCCTTATTTCACTCAGTCAGTGTTCTCCACGTATTAGCAGTACAGCTATCTGCCACATGAATGGAAGTGAGATGGGAATAGAGCTTAATACTAGTGCCCCCTCCTGGTCATAGTGTGCCACTGCCGTCAGAGGAGTTTCTCCTGTTGTATTGTGGGCCCCTCAGAGGAAGTGGTGGAAGTATTGCTTCCTTACTCAGGAAGTGTGGTTGACAGAGGAAGCACACTCGGCCCGTGGTCTAGTTTAGGCGGTGGACAGTCCGCACACTGTGTGTGGTCAGTCAGGAATGAGGAGATTCCTGACAatgcgctctttctctcttgctctctctctttctctatctcacacacacacacacacacacacacacacacacaggtcctgaTGGCTTTGCGCTGggtgactgtgtgagtgagacgCACGCTGACTCAGTGCTGTTCTGTGTGGCCAATAACTTCCTGGAGGTCAAGCAGTTGTCCTCTGCTCTCGTGAGGAGACTCCCACCCGGAGTCATGCGTCtggaggtaaacacacacacacacacacacacacacacactgcagacactGATGAGTTTTAGAGTTGCATACTGTGCACACCACACTCTGAACACACTGTGCATTTGAACATGAGCTAATGAACTTGTAATTGATCATGCTTGACTATGGatatatttctatgtgtgtgtgttttggtgtgtgtttctctctgtttgtataTTTCTTTGTATGTAGTCACCTGCAGTAtgtctaaagcccaattcacaccaaagattcccgacacgACGAGACGGAGTAACAGCAGTGTGAATTACTGTAGATGTTGcatgtagttgcaagccgtcgcagagcattcaacatgtttagtcgcagttgcaaggttttagaatgtcgcggctcgtctcgtcgggaatctttggtctgaaccctacttaagtcTGCGTTGCCCTTGTCCAGAACGCTGACCGGCTGCACTCTCTGCTGGACGCTGCCCTGGGCCTCAGCACCAGCACGCGGCCCTTCGACAGCGTCACCGCTGCCCACCTCCTCAACCTGCTGCTGCACCAGCCCGGCCTACAGCCAGCCCTGCTCCTCTGCGCCCAGCAACAGGGCCTCCCACTGCAGCCGCCCCAGCCAGGCGAGCCCCAGGCTTCTGTGCAGGCCTCCACCCAGGAGAAGAATGCATTAGCCTGTAAGTCGATGGTAGTGTCTCTGTACCCCTGGAGAGTACAGGCAAGAGCTATAGTTTACATTAACTAGTCTAAACCCTGAACTCTGAGGTTGTACTCATTTTTACAGTCAGTGATGGTAAATGGactacatgtgtttaacactcTACTGAGCACTACTGTACAGATcgaattcattcattcattcattcattcattcattcattcagcgcTACATagataaacttgacttgaaCAGTCAGAAGGAGCCAGACTTGaccagcaagtgtgtgtgtgtgtgtgtgtgtgtgtgtgtgtgtgttagtgatccAGTTCCTGCTGGAGTGTTTGAAGGTAGAGGTGGCCCAGGCAGAGCAGTCTCTACTGCAGGCTGCAGCAGCACGGCCACTCTATGGCAGAGCCCACTGCATCACGGCAGTCCTACAACATCTCAACACGGGGTTAGTgtacgcctacacacacacacacatacacacacatacacacacacacacacacacacacacacacacacacacacacacacacacacacatatacacacgcacacacacacacacacagatatacacacgcacacacacacacacacacacacacgtgtgcatacacatattcagctctggaaaaaatgaagggactgcatttttctgatgtcatcctacagttgctaagtgacattcaaatgagttgacgtTCATATTTAAATTtccagtggtctcttcattttgaatACGACATTTTCAAATGAGAGCTTTTTACATGGCAGAGCCCACTACATCACTGCCTACAATTCTACAGTCACTTCTGACTTTTGACTTGTTTGACCATagaaatatgagtgtgtgtgtgtgtgtgtgtgtgtgtgtgtgtgtgtgtgtgcgtgtgtgtgtgtgtgtgtgtgtgtgtgtgtgtgtgtgtgctgtaggtcTCTGGTCCTGATGACTGAGTGGCGGTGTCTGGTGTCGGAGCTGGTTGCCATGTGTTACAGGATGTCTGATGTGGTCTCCCCCGTGGTCCAAAGCTCCTCCCCCGAGGGACTCATCCCCATGGATACAGACTCTGGTCAGCTCCTCTCATTGGCTCTGACCAACACATCTTTACTCCAAATATTACAGAACAATATCAATTTGCATTGAATTTCtgatgtttgaatgtgtgtgtgtgtgtacatatgtgtgtcagTCTGAATGCTTGTGTGTCTGGTGGTGGCACATGCATATCTTTGACTGTTCAACTGTTCTTGGAGTTGCATTATTTTGTCTGGATGTTGACATTGTATAGTTTACATGTAGCATGTTAGCAACTGGGCTGACATGTGTTTTTAAAACTGATGTTGAGTAAtttcatttggatttgtgtgtgtgtgtgtgtagttattctATGGTAAATGGTGTGAGGTTTATGGCATATTTGTTCTTGTAGAAGGCTCAGCCGGCCTGCAGAGAATCCTACAGGAGATCCAGCCGCGAGACACCAACGACTTCTTCAACGACTCTCGCCAGCTGGACACACAAACGCAGGAGCCAGGCACATCAGACGGACCCATACAAGAGGAGACGaaaggttaacacacacacacacacacacacacacacacacacacacactcacaaaagccACCACAGTACATTgaccaattgtttttttttcttttatttgttgttgttttcacattcacacaagtCCAACAGGAGAGGACTAGAAAACTAGCAAAATGTTGACCaatttttaaaggaacacttcaccgttttttcatattaaactacgtgattcccttaactaagacgagttgatacatatctctcacgtttcaatgcgtgcactcactggctctgctgcgcggcactcactggctctgcgtACTTGCCACTTTGGCCAGTGAGTGAAGTCAGGCTCACAAAGTCGGCAGGGTCAGGCCAATGTTAACCAATAAAAGACagactgatagatagatagatagaatgaAATTTAACACTAATTGGTGATTGGTTTGTGAAAATTTGCCTCACAGAAGAACTTTATTGAGTACTTTCAGCAGAACTTTGAGTACTTTCTCATGCAGTACCTTTATTGTCCTCATGGGGGCAGGCTTTTACGTTCTCCAGATGATCCTGCTCTGTTCAGAGGGGGCAGGATCTCCTTCATGGAGGCACACAGGACCCTCTAGTGGTGGGATGTTGCATCTGCATGGGAAGGCTGGCAGCACACACTGGTTAATTTAAGAGCAGCTGACTACCGCTCCTGCCTAATCTGTGGGCGAGTCCACATCTGTGTCTCTTTAGAGGCCCCACTTAATGACACAGccctggaggagaggaagacttctcctgtctacacacacacacacacacacacaaacacacacacacacacacacacacactaatttacacAAACAAGCATGTATGCAAAGACAAGCATATGCAGAGTTTTATATACAcaaaccaagacacacacacacacacacacacacacacacgcacacatgctggGAGGAACTCGGCGCGACAGGCTGCAGGGTCAATGCCGATAGACACTTTTAAACCTTCCATGACGTGGGCATTCCAGACGTGCTTCCGTTGCCTGCAAACAGAGCAGCGTGCTTGTATACAGTACCCCTCCATCACACATGTGCTCCTGCAGTACACACCAGGGCTTCGCTGTAGCCAGGAGTAGCCAGTTAGATAAATAATCTGAGCTGGAGCCCATGATGCTAAACCTCACGAGGCGACGCGTCAGAGGGACAGACCAGCATCACCGTGACATTATTGTGGCCCAATGATGACATAGTGATGTCGCCATGAGTTGGTGATGAGGACATGATGGTGGCATCAACCCCTGCCAATCTCCCAGGATGCAATGTTTGCTAGTCTTGACTTCAcgaagagacagacaggtgaTGCTGGACTAAATGGGACC is a window from the Sardina pilchardus chromosome 18, fSarPil1.1, whole genome shotgun sequence genome containing:
- the thada gene encoding thyroid adenoma-associated protein (The sequence of the model RefSeq protein was modified relative to this genomic sequence to represent the inferred CDS: added 198 bases not found in genome assembly): MVVKKKTVKVEAVVLDDAKLERLRTSLAAEGDATGRELAQTLLECLALTDPVQQIHLIQKTGAMLEAIAQPEGSPPPAPLLLASVEALCVMFISVQAKNPLKRATASALRSVPDWLQEQTAVCLSACLSDGLSSQGSQHYPQLTDTIAACLDGFPIGERCIRILQTDVFQFFQRALSEYLHVNRSLSGRHVAQAQLMHSCLGAVKASMLVLQRTQELLGAGLKKAAPECPLQRALSGLMVCYTCILTDEEFIQSVQSTAGMAMVLLIRCVMENEEDVAKEVAGLLQCTKQCDSESAPSWLRASSAGLYEAARPAALVLYLCHGALAMLNWRGRSLGPRAEALLLLIPHTILDLDTSVKESSTAMVVARMLTLWSGAALDSLQGATRPPLLSAAVRGDAPLPSRLLEHVYAHWEHPLDGVRHQTRSLFRNLLLLHQASAAAAAATGTDVADPASSAPLTSDPYVARLTRGLLALEWHMRGKYGSLACLVELLGAGYLLTLEPRLPARLLGLMGDQTLAPYASDLLEKLFVSHKAQLSGQEEAGETAGSAEAWLEEWHSTWVRPLLEVLCKARLDQTTYILDYFLPRLLRCNPSSLSHMVQALQETPPTATGPPGSRGAVGALMTCLRAARAQGVMRPSEEGLWGGLVPLPLLRHALLHKHDQVRMDTLGLVCESHRSTETICPQEMDLIRHFLPSNLNSQSPGVRQLTVSLIKKLLCRLKDSAQFLQKRVAQEKEPKQKETDQHTLHSYKEFLCWFCETLFGSLVPGASFSTCLTALHLLGLVAELLSFSTGPDGFALGDCVSETHADSVLFCVANNFLEVKQLSSALVRRLPPGVMRLENADRLHSLLDAALGLSTSTRPFDSVTAAHLLNLLLHQPGLQPALLLCAQQQGLPLQPPQPGEPQASVQASTQEKNALALIQFLLECLKVEVAQAEQSLLQAAAARPLYGRAHCITAVLQHLNTGSLVLMTEWRCLVSELVAMCYRMSDVVSPVVQSSSPEGLIPMDTDSEGSAGLQRILQEIQPRDTNDFFNDSRQLDTQTQEPGTSDGPIQEETKGSGGEAYRVTAQMVLVCSWRSMKEVSMLLGELCQTLPLHTHTSHGLITEEQVEGVGQYFREQLLQSRHRGAFELAYVGFVRLTDMLCRSGSKTLQQLPAHWLKEVLAEVRSSDPSSKLCATRRSAGIPFYIQALLSSEPKSSSCSLLKMTMRELTALAKPTQGTVTDASTVPQVHALNILRALYRDTRLGENIVPFVADGLQASVLGFTSPIWAVRNSSTLLFSTLITRIFGVKKGKDEHSKKNRMTGREFFTRFPALYPFLLSQLEEAASSVDSDSGQVKLHPSLFLLLLVLGRLYPSPMDGSATPLGLAAFMPFIIRCGCSAVYRTREMAARALVPFVLVTQIPATVQTLLEQLPLQPGPHTQQNHIHGTLLQALFLLRSYQSDSLKPQLDGGITAALHQRLWLASGRNPCLVTRAVCLDLLGCVCSPGFGFEEDVQLRSLCDDVISLLMASELAAPGCRGDGPLAVPGYVQYLQSFARLASRACLARPGPDRRRKDPSAAAVRLFGRLARCPHYEVRQLALEALLRTMEDEEEEEEEGEERGALLTFDLDVQMLRGMAMQETHLPCLAKVLQVLSMVPLSSLLPWTDGHTTLPDLQALEHILKVAQENTHSVDLYCASLTLASRLVVHLVEGSAQELDAAAVACLGLWGALLRQGCMEDQPTEVKLITADMLVETTPCLLTSSTLPLGISHTVALWQSVLTLLQDEEQEVRDRASHYICSTPTGPAQHRAHRCGGGGAVPARGPAAGRGPALPALPGVGPGGRRLDHPHRVVAGGRRAGHQGRGEQH